A window of the Oscillospiraceae bacterium NTUH-002-81 genome harbors these coding sequences:
- the proB gene encoding glutamate 5-kinase, with amino-acid sequence MRLVVKVGTSSLTHKTGLLNIRKVQKLCVTLSDIQNAGHQVILVSSGAIGMGVGKLHLDRKPTDMATKQAAAAVGQCELMYVYDKLFGEYNHTVAQILLTGNDVDNEIHRENIRSTISRLLELGVIPIINENDSVATAEIDEINALGDNDTLAAIVSVCIGADLLVLMSDIDGLYTEDPRKNPDAKLIHEVENLTEEMMESAGGAGSSQGTGGMRTKLKAAKLVCENGIDMVITNGDTPENLYGIVDGDPIGTRFLKKK; translated from the coding sequence ATGCGTTTGGTAGTCAAGGTCGGGACATCTTCTCTGACACATAAAACAGGACTTTTAAATATCAGAAAGGTACAGAAGCTGTGTGTGACACTGTCGGACATTCAGAATGCGGGACATCAGGTGATCCTTGTGTCATCGGGTGCCATCGGTATGGGTGTGGGCAAGTTGCATCTGGACCGGAAGCCGACAGATATGGCGACGAAGCAGGCAGCGGCGGCTGTGGGCCAGTGCGAGCTGATGTACGTGTACGACAAGCTGTTTGGGGAATACAATCATACAGTGGCGCAGATTCTGCTGACGGGCAATGATGTGGACAATGAGATCCACCGGGAAAATATCCGCAGCACCATCAGTCGTCTGCTGGAGCTGGGTGTCATTCCCATCATCAATGAGAATGACTCGGTGGCAACGGCGGAGATTGACGAGATCAATGCCCTGGGCGACAATGATACACTGGCAGCCATCGTTTCTGTGTGCATCGGCGCGGATCTGCTGGTGCTGATGAGTGATATCGATGGGCTGTATACCGAGGATCCCCGGAAGAATCCGGATGCGAAGCTGATCCATGAGGTGGAAAATCTGACGGAAGAAATGATGGAAAGCGCCGGAGGCGCAGGCTCCTCCCAGGGAACCGGCGGCATGCGCACGAAGTTAAAGGCAGCGAAGCTGGTGTGTGAGAACGGTATCGACATGGTGATCACCAACGGGGATACGCCGGAGAACCTGTACGGCATTGTGGACGGCGATCCCATTGGCACCCGTTTTTTAAAGAAAAAATAA
- a CDS encoding cytidylate kinase-like family protein, with product MARHYIITIGRSFGSCGREIGEKLSKELGVSFYDRNLILMAAKKSGMKMELLESADEKLLNRFLDPYASMNSTMGTTNDRLFRVQSEIIREIAGRESCVIVGRQADKVLAGYDNCTKIFIYAPLERRVDTIMKRHDLNEQEARRLIRRMDKSRKNYYSYFSDGEWDSKDGKDLMIDSSYLGVDGTVKYLAELIRWKYQLQA from the coding sequence ATGGCAAGACACTATATCATCACGATTGGAAGAAGTTTTGGAAGCTGTGGCCGTGAGATCGGAGAGAAGCTGTCGAAGGAGCTGGGGGTATCCTTCTATGACCGGAATCTGATCCTGATGGCTGCCAAGAAGAGCGGCATGAAGATGGAACTGCTGGAGAGCGCCGATGAGAAGCTGCTGAACCGGTTTCTGGATCCGTATGCATCCATGAATTCCACCATGGGCACCACCAATGACCGTCTGTTCCGGGTGCAGTCTGAGATCATCCGGGAGATCGCGGGCCGGGAATCCTGTGTCATTGTGGGACGTCAGGCGGACAAGGTGCTGGCCGGATACGATAACTGCACGAAGATCTTTATCTATGCGCCGCTGGAGCGCCGGGTGGATACGATCATGAAGCGCCATGACCTGAATGAGCAGGAGGCGCGCCGTCTGATCCGTCGGATGGACAAGAGCCGGAAAAACTACTATTCCTATTTCTCAGACGGAGAGTGGGATTCCAAGGACGGCAAAGACCTGATGATCGACAGCAGTTACCTAGGCGTGGACGGCACGGTGAAATACCTGGCAGAACTGATCCGCTGGAAATATCAGCTCCAGGCATAA
- a CDS encoding DUF6320 domain-containing protein — translation MSYCVNCGVKLDPSLKRCPLCNTPVINPNLMNPQEPVPPYPYPRKKGQVDPVKRTDLAILISVVLAGTAIACGLLNLLVFRSNHWSFYVIGACILLWIFCTPMLIYSRLSVYLTILFDGAAVALYAGIVAYEFPGSPWFTQVALPIIGALTVLVLLFALIYRKVSRSILSMAVVIVLEIAAFTVLVELLTRHFAHAPLELSWSAVVLTCCAVIAAALGTILTRARLREEVRRRMHI, via the coding sequence ATGTCCTACTGTGTCAACTGCGGCGTGAAACTGGATCCGTCGTTAAAACGATGCCCTTTATGCAACACGCCGGTAATCAACCCGAACCTGATGAACCCCCAGGAGCCGGTTCCGCCCTACCCTTATCCACGCAAAAAAGGCCAGGTAGATCCGGTGAAGCGCACAGATCTGGCGATCCTGATCTCTGTCGTTCTGGCAGGGACCGCCATCGCCTGCGGCCTCTTAAATCTCCTAGTCTTTCGTTCCAATCACTGGTCCTTCTATGTCATCGGCGCCTGCATCCTGCTGTGGATCTTCTGCACGCCCATGCTCATTTACAGCCGCCTGTCCGTCTACCTGACCATCCTCTTTGACGGAGCCGCGGTGGCGCTGTACGCCGGTATCGTGGCCTATGAATTCCCGGGTTCCCCCTGGTTTACCCAGGTGGCCCTGCCCATCATCGGCGCCCTCACCGTGCTGGTTCTGCTGTTCGCCCTCATTTACCGGAAAGTCAGCCGTTCCATCCTGTCCATGGCCGTGGTCATCGTGCTGGAGATCGCCGCTTTCACCGTGCTGGTAGAACTTCTGACAAGACATTTCGCCCACGCGCCCCTGGAGCTTTCCTGGTCCGCCGTGGTACTCACCTGCTGCGCTGTCATCGCCGCTGCTCTGGGCACCATCCTCACCCGTGCCCGTCTCCGAGAAGAAGTGCGCAGACGGATGCATATTTAG